In Thiospirochaeta perfilievii, a single window of DNA contains:
- a CDS encoding endonuclease/exonuclease/phosphatase family protein, protein MKRFNETNYLIENHTYSVEEISRDEITLLNWNIQKKNNFSNWRNEFKTLLDKYNPSIILLQECQFKKGLESLLFSEHYGFIFAPNFIDLFKNLHSGVLTASHGKHSFSEVTKSHAFEPFIKVPKIFLSTKYRISQCDQELLVINIHAINFVGFWKFISQVQQLEYNIKSHNGPVILSGDFNTWNKKRSKILDKIITGIGLEKVRFNNSYSKNIKKFLFFNTLDHIYFKGLDIDQNPKALKTTNSDHNPLFVRFKLTP, encoded by the coding sequence ATGAAAAGATTTAATGAGACAAATTATTTAATTGAAAATCACACCTACTCAGTTGAAGAGATTAGTAGAGACGAGATAACTCTACTAAATTGGAATATTCAAAAAAAAAATAACTTTTCAAACTGGAGGAATGAGTTTAAAACTCTTTTAGATAAGTACAATCCTAGTATAATACTACTACAGGAGTGTCAGTTCAAAAAAGGTTTAGAATCCCTTCTGTTTTCAGAGCATTACGGTTTTATTTTTGCACCTAATTTTATTGATCTATTTAAAAATCTCCACTCTGGAGTTTTAACAGCAAGCCACGGTAAGCATAGTTTTTCCGAAGTAACTAAATCCCACGCCTTTGAACCGTTTATTAAGGTTCCAAAAATATTTTTATCAACAAAGTATAGAATATCTCAATGTGATCAGGAGTTATTAGTAATAAATATTCATGCTATTAATTTTGTTGGTTTTTGGAAATTTATATCCCAAGTTCAGCAGTTAGAGTATAACATAAAATCCCATAATGGGCCTGTTATTTTATCTGGTGATTTTAATACATGGAATAAAAAAAGAAGTAAAATTCTAGATAAAATAATAACAGGTATTGGATTGGAAAAAGTACGTTTTAATAATAGTTATAGTAAAAATATTAAGAAATTTCTATTTTTTAACACACTAGATCATATCTATTTTAAGGGTTTAGATATAGATCAAAACCCTAAGGCATTAAAAACTACTAATAGTGATCATAATCCACTTTTTGTAAGGTTTAAATTAACCCCATAG
- the typA gene encoding translational GTPase TypA, translating to MPIRQNEKIRNIAIIAHVDHGKTTLVDAMFKQAGLFREGASVQDRLMDNQDLEKERGITISAKNCEVEWKGVKINILDTPGHADFGGEVERALSMVDGVILLVDASEGPLPQTRFVLDKALKLGLHLTVVINKIDRGDARPLVVFDEVNDLLIDLDATDEQLEFPLIYAIGRDGIAKKDLDDEASNLDVLFDTIINEIPGPTHNINTPFQMLVCDLSYSDFLGRLAIGKIHNGSVTAKDKLVCIDKNGDRTPLKVSKLQVHKGVGYEEVETAEPGDIVILSGVSDVSIGDTICAENAPEPLPRLEVEEPTVSMRFTINTSPLVGQEGKIVQGSKLQARLEKETLNNVAIQVVPAEDGDGWIVKGRGELQMAIIIEEMRREGFELCVGRPEVICHKKDGKLMEPMEHLSIDCEEIHSGVIIEKISKRKGIMSNFMTEHGGRCKIDFLVPSRALIGYRDEFLTDTKGSGIMNSISAGFEEYKGAIPSRLTGSLVADRPGSAVPYALFHLEPRGTLYIEAGAPIYEGMIIGVRNKEHDLNVNPCKAKQLSNVRASGKDDAVVLTPVSPMSLERAINIILEDEMVEITPKSIRLRKKILSAQGRKGAKKREN from the coding sequence GTGCCAATAAGACAAAACGAGAAAATAAGAAATATAGCAATAATTGCCCATGTTGACCATGGTAAAACAACTTTAGTAGATGCAATGTTTAAGCAGGCTGGACTCTTTAGAGAGGGTGCATCTGTACAAGATAGATTAATGGATAACCAAGATCTTGAAAAAGAGCGGGGGATTACAATATCAGCAAAAAACTGTGAAGTAGAGTGGAAGGGTGTTAAGATTAATATCTTAGATACACCAGGACATGCTGACTTTGGTGGTGAGGTAGAGAGAGCTCTATCTATGGTTGATGGAGTTATTTTATTAGTCGACGCATCTGAAGGACCACTTCCACAAACTCGTTTTGTTCTAGATAAAGCACTAAAATTAGGTTTACATCTTACTGTAGTTATAAATAAAATCGATAGGGGTGATGCAAGACCTTTAGTTGTATTTGATGAAGTTAATGATCTATTAATAGATTTAGATGCTACAGACGAGCAGTTAGAGTTTCCTCTAATTTATGCAATTGGAAGAGATGGTATTGCAAAAAAAGATTTAGATGATGAAGCAAGTAATTTAGATGTTTTATTTGATACAATAATTAATGAAATACCAGGGCCTACACACAATATAAATACTCCATTCCAAATGTTAGTATGTGATTTAAGTTACTCTGACTTTTTAGGTCGATTAGCCATAGGTAAAATTCATAACGGATCTGTTACAGCTAAAGATAAACTTGTATGTATTGATAAAAATGGAGATAGAACACCTCTTAAGGTTTCAAAGCTTCAAGTTCATAAGGGTGTAGGTTACGAAGAGGTTGAAACTGCAGAGCCAGGTGATATTGTTATTCTATCCGGCGTATCTGATGTTTCTATTGGGGACACTATCTGTGCTGAAAATGCACCAGAGCCACTCCCACGTTTAGAGGTTGAAGAGCCAACTGTATCCATGAGATTTACAATTAACACTTCTCCTCTTGTAGGACAAGAGGGTAAAATTGTACAGGGAAGTAAACTACAAGCCAGACTTGAAAAAGAGACTCTTAATAATGTTGCTATTCAAGTTGTTCCTGCAGAAGATGGTGATGGATGGATAGTAAAAGGTCGTGGAGAACTTCAAATGGCTATTATTATCGAAGAGATGAGACGTGAAGGTTTTGAGCTTTGTGTTGGTAGACCAGAGGTTATCTGTCATAAGAAAGATGGTAAATTAATGGAACCTATGGAGCATTTAAGTATAGACTGCGAAGAGATCCATTCCGGTGTAATAATTGAGAAAATATCCAAAAGAAAGGGTATTATGTCAAACTTTATGACTGAGCACGGAGGTAGATGTAAAATTGACTTCCTAGTTCCTTCAAGAGCACTAATAGGTTATAGGGATGAGTTTTTAACTGATACTAAGGGTTCGGGTATAATGAACTCAATATCAGCTGGATTTGAAGAGTATAAAGGTGCTATCCCTTCTAGATTAACTGGATCTTTAGTAGCCGATAGACCAGGTTCTGCTGTGCCATATGCTCTTTTCCATTTAGAGCCACGGGGAACACTTTATATTGAAGCTGGAGCTCCAATATATGAGGGTATGATTATCGGTGTTAGAAATAAGGAGCATGATTTAAATGTTAATCCTTGTAAAGCTAAACAGTTATCAAACGTTCGTGCCTCTGGGAAGGATGATGCTGTTGTATTAACACCTGTTAGTCCAATGAGTTTAGAGAGAGCAATAAACATTATCTTAGAAGATGAGATGGTAGAAATTACTCCAAAATCTATTAGACTAAGAAAAAAGATTCTTTCTGCACAAGGCCGAAAGGGTGCAAAAAAGAGAGAAAATTAA
- a CDS encoding alpha-amylase family glycosyl hydrolase: MDRSRLKSQSIYSVSIRNHSKSGDIQGLIDDLPRIKDLGVNIIWILPHYPIGKENRRGDIGSPYSVSDYFSVNPELGGLNDFKNLIDRCHEHGLKIIIDIVFNHVSCDSVVVLEHPEWILQNEKNQMIGKIPDWDDVYDLDFSNSELKNYLIEVLHYWAELNIDGFRCDVASVVPLSFWSMAKDTLSSDHRDLIWIAESVDKEFISFIRHNGYVCHSDSELYNVFDILYDYDIQYSLEGYIQGDIPFQKFIDERRNQEIIYPVDYLKLRFLENNNTIRAAKLIKDDYLLINWKAFSLFEKGVPLIYAGEEYKISQKVNILSNETINWTDIDASFYDMIKKILSIDHMDIVKNGIYTINALADNCVHLRYRAEGETLHGIFNFGKKDRNIKVEVLKGDYLNIVTGENFSIDHEKLNLKKAPYIFKSIP; the protein is encoded by the coding sequence ATGGATAGAAGTAGATTAAAAAGTCAATCAATATATAGTGTTTCAATTAGGAATCATTCAAAAAGTGGTGATATTCAAGGGTTAATAGATGACCTTCCAAGAATTAAAGATTTAGGTGTAAATATAATATGGATACTACCCCACTATCCTATAGGAAAGGAAAACAGAAGGGGGGATATAGGGTCACCCTACTCTGTATCAGACTATTTTTCTGTGAACCCAGAATTAGGTGGTTTAAATGATTTTAAAAATTTAATAGATAGATGTCATGAACATGGACTAAAAATTATAATTGATATTGTATTTAACCACGTATCCTGCGACTCAGTTGTTGTTCTAGAGCATCCTGAATGGATATTACAGAATGAAAAAAATCAAATGATTGGTAAAATTCCTGACTGGGATGATGTATACGACCTCGATTTTAGTAATAGTGAATTAAAAAATTACCTAATAGAAGTACTACATTACTGGGCAGAGTTAAATATTGATGGATTTAGATGTGATGTAGCATCTGTTGTACCTTTAAGTTTTTGGTCTATGGCTAAGGATACACTCTCTAGTGATCATAGGGATTTAATCTGGATAGCAGAGAGTGTGGACAAAGAGTTTATATCCTTCATTAGACATAACGGTTATGTATGTCACTCTGATTCAGAATTATATAATGTTTTTGACATACTCTATGACTATGATATCCAATACAGCCTAGAGGGCTATATTCAAGGAGATATTCCATTTCAAAAATTTATTGATGAGCGTAGAAACCAGGAGATAATATATCCAGTGGATTATCTAAAACTGAGATTTTTAGAGAACAATAACACTATACGTGCTGCAAAACTTATTAAAGATGACTATCTTTTAATAAATTGGAAGGCTTTTTCTCTTTTTGAGAAGGGAGTTCCCCTTATCTATGCAGGAGAAGAGTATAAAATATCACAAAAAGTTAATATTCTAAGTAATGAAACAATAAACTGGACAGATATTGATGCAAGTTTTTACGATATGATTAAAAAGATTTTAAGTATAGACCATATGGATATTGTTAAAAACGGTATATATACTATAAACGCCCTTGCAGATAACTGTGTTCACTTACGATATAGAGCAGAGGGAGAGACTCTCCATGGTATATTTAATTTTGGAAAAAAAGACAGGAATATTAAAGTTGAAGTATTAAAAGGAGATTATCTTAACATTGTAACTGGAGAGAATTTTTCTATAGATCATGAGAAATTGAATCTTAAAAAAGCTCCATATATTTTTAAATCTATACCTTAA
- a CDS encoding CidA/LrgA family protein → MNIFKQLWILTLFYILGESLVRFIPSPLPGNVVGFLLMFMALKFNLVPEEKISTVSNFFLKNLAILFIPGGVGLITVIHLFNGNILKIILILLISTTITLLSTAFTILLIERIKK, encoded by the coding sequence ATGAACATTTTTAAACAATTATGGATTTTAACACTTTTTTATATTTTAGGTGAGAGTTTAGTACGCTTTATTCCATCACCTTTACCAGGAAATGTAGTAGGTTTTTTGCTAATGTTTATGGCTCTTAAATTTAATTTAGTCCCAGAAGAGAAGATATCTACTGTTTCAAACTTTTTTCTTAAAAACCTAGCTATTCTTTTTATACCTGGAGGAGTAGGTTTAATTACAGTAATTCACCTCTTTAATGGGAATATATTAAAAATAATTCTAATACTTTTAATATCTACTACCATAACCCTGCTATCTACCGCCTTTACTATCTTATTAATTGAAAGGATAAAAAAATGA
- a CDS encoding LrgB family protein, with translation MNYIFLTITFYIVFTKLQQKTKIPLLNPVLLSVAFLILFLKVTGITYEEYLTGGKFISIFLGPATVALALPLYNNWDILKKRGLVLIIGILVGSIVAITSVWFLSKLFGVNSEITLSLLPKSITTPIGMEVSKKIGGIPSLTVSVIVLTGILGNILAPILFRLFNIKDSVAIGAALGTSAHAIGTSKAIELGEVEGAISGVSIGVAGLITSLIIPLLLLIF, from the coding sequence ATGAATTATATATTTTTAACCATAACCTTCTATATAGTTTTTACTAAACTTCAACAAAAAACTAAGATACCACTTCTTAACCCTGTACTACTCTCTGTAGCTTTTTTAATATTATTCTTAAAAGTAACAGGGATAACCTATGAGGAGTACTTAACTGGAGGTAAGTTTATATCCATATTTTTAGGTCCAGCTACTGTCGCCTTAGCCCTACCACTCTATAACAATTGGGATATCCTAAAAAAAAGGGGTTTAGTCTTAATTATCGGTATTTTAGTAGGTTCCATAGTTGCAATTACATCGGTATGGTTTTTATCGAAACTCTTTGGGGTTAATAGTGAAATAACCCTAAGTCTACTACCTAAAAGCATAACAACTCCAATTGGTATGGAGGTTTCAAAGAAGATTGGAGGAATCCCCTCCCTAACAGTATCGGTTATTGTTTTAACTGGAATTTTAGGAAATATACTAGCTCCTATATTATTTAGACTTTTTAATATTAAAGACTCTGTTGCTATAGGTGCAGCCCTTGGAACTTCCGCCCATGCAATAGGTACTTCAAAGGCTATAGAGTTAGGTGAAGTAGAAGGGGCTATTAGTGGCGTATCTATAGGAGTTGCAGGCCTAATTACATCACTAATAATCCCTTTATTACTACTAATATTTTAA
- a CDS encoding sugar ABC transporter permease, with translation MKKNSTPLIQQDTLIESIIKQIVMIVFSVVTIFPILRIISVSLRPGDRLLSTSLRIIPLDATWDNYITLISNGKFFLWIWNSAIITLITAVIGLSIAAFSAYAVSRWKFRGRSALLLFLLGTQMIPAAMLIIPLFIIATKLSLVNTYSGIILAYSVQAVPFSIWILKGYYDTIPRSLEEAAEIDGAPKMYIFFKIILPLTLPALAVAFLFNFMSSWNEFMLASIMLRKSTMHPWTLGLRDLQGQYQTAWGQYSAGSVLISIPVVFLFYKSSRFLVSGLTMGSVKE, from the coding sequence ATGAAAAAAAACTCAACACCTTTAATACAACAAGATACTTTAATTGAATCAATTATTAAGCAAATTGTAATGATAGTTTTTTCAGTGGTAACAATATTTCCTATATTAAGAATCATATCAGTATCTTTAAGACCTGGAGATAGACTACTGTCTACATCTTTAAGAATAATACCACTAGATGCAACATGGGATAACTACATAACTTTAATTAGTAATGGAAAATTCTTTTTATGGATTTGGAACTCAGCAATAATTACTCTAATTACAGCTGTTATTGGTTTGAGTATCGCTGCATTCTCAGCCTATGCTGTTTCTAGATGGAAGTTTAGAGGAAGAAGTGCTCTGTTACTATTTTTATTAGGGACACAAATGATTCCTGCAGCTATGTTAATAATTCCTCTTTTTATTATTGCAACTAAATTAAGTCTGGTTAATACATATTCTGGAATTATATTAGCCTACTCAGTTCAAGCTGTTCCATTTAGTATCTGGATCTTAAAAGGGTATTACGACACTATACCCAGGTCTTTAGAAGAGGCAGCAGAGATCGATGGTGCACCTAAAATGTATATCTTCTTTAAAATAATATTACCTTTAACTCTTCCTGCTTTAGCTGTAGCGTTTCTTTTTAACTTTATGTCTTCATGGAATGAGTTTATGTTAGCTTCAATTATGTTAAGAAAGTCTACAATGCATCCATGGACTCTAGGTTTAAGAGATCTGCAAGGTCAGTATCAGACAGCGTGGGGTCAATACTCTGCGGGGTCCGTATTAATTTCAATTCCTGTAGTATTCCTTTTTTACAAGAGTTCAAGATTCCTTGTTTCTGGATTAACTATGGGTTCAGTAAAAGAGTAA
- a CDS encoding carbohydrate ABC transporter permease, producing MSFEIVAKSLSQIGITLALILIAFGIVEAVIFLVYNKVLKAGDKALTGMLLAPAVIGLFLLIVIPLIYELVLSFSNMNLHHFKDPSFGITYFFDNIKRVFTTKILKKMTFWPLLFQTVLWTAIQVTFHVVLGLMLALILNSKIRFKELYKGILILPWAMPPVISGLTWRGEFHSEYGFFNIILRRLFGDAAAIPWMTDGFWNFVAMNITNIWMGVPFMMVICLGALQGVPSEYYEAAAMDGAGKGTRLFQITIPLIKPVLAPSVMLGIIWTFNNFNVPYFINQFMLETSDILVTALYRAAFTYNQYGFAAAFALVIFFILFGISIIYMKKTGALKAVGD from the coding sequence ATGAGCTTCGAAATCGTAGCGAAAAGTCTTTCGCAGATTGGAATAACACTAGCACTGATTCTAATTGCATTTGGAATAGTTGAAGCAGTGATTTTTTTGGTTTATAATAAAGTACTCAAAGCAGGCGATAAAGCATTAACAGGTATGTTGTTAGCTCCAGCTGTTATAGGTTTATTTTTATTAATCGTTATTCCCTTAATTTATGAACTGGTATTATCATTTAGTAATATGAATCTTCACCATTTTAAAGATCCATCATTTGGTATTACATATTTTTTTGATAATATAAAAAGAGTGTTCACAACTAAAATACTAAAAAAAATGACATTCTGGCCACTACTGTTTCAGACAGTATTATGGACAGCAATTCAGGTAACATTCCATGTTGTTTTAGGTTTAATGTTAGCACTTATACTTAACTCGAAAATTAGATTTAAAGAGTTGTACAAGGGTATTCTTATTCTTCCATGGGCCATGCCTCCTGTAATCTCAGGTTTAACATGGAGAGGTGAGTTCCACTCAGAGTATGGTTTTTTTAATATTATATTAAGACGTTTATTTGGAGATGCAGCTGCTATTCCTTGGATGACAGATGGTTTCTGGAACTTTGTCGCTATGAATATTACTAATATCTGGATGGGTGTCCCATTTATGATGGTAATATGTCTAGGAGCCTTACAGGGTGTTCCATCAGAGTATTATGAGGCTGCAGCTATGGATGGTGCAGGTAAGGGAACAAGACTGTTTCAAATAACAATTCCTCTTATTAAACCTGTTTTAGCTCCATCTGTAATGCTTGGAATTATATGGACATTTAATAACTTTAATGTTCCGTATTTTATTAACCAGTTTATGTTAGAAACATCTGATATTCTAGTAACAGCCCTGTATCGTGCGGCATTTACTTATAATCAGTATGGTTTTGCAGCAGCATTTGCTTTAGTTATATTCTTTATTCTTTTTGGAATAAGCATAATTTATATGAAAAAAACCGGTGCTCTTAAGGCCGTGGGGGATTGA
- a CDS encoding extracellular solute-binding protein, with protein sequence MKKAILFILTVLMSFQFLSANSNTEAASDGNVSIEMWTKEGDADGTLQWTMALIEQFMAENPTITVEVVKKTTVDELREDFQTASLAGETPDLLWTVSDHAGPFLTADLIQSVDGLVDLSKFVETVTTAEGSWAVPMSSGNHLMLIYNKDLIQTPPTTTDELIAMGTELTTDDMYGLVYNQTEPFWFVPWLGGFNGKVFAADGVTPTLNTKEMVNALQFVSDLKNKYAIVPQECDYNAADTLFKEGKAAMIINGDWSLGDYEKLFGDKLGVTRIPMVSATKKWPAPYTAGIYLMVPKDIDAAKAKAAAKLIEFFTSKDVQYSQVNDFNRLPGLKAAYDAPKIKESSILKGSSYQLEVGTPMPTVLEMRAVWDGIKPELAQVLAGNISPADAAELMQESAVAGIAAQQ encoded by the coding sequence ATGAAAAAAGCTATTCTGTTTATTTTAACAGTACTTATGAGTTTTCAATTTTTGTCTGCTAACTCAAACACTGAAGCTGCTTCAGATGGAAATGTTAGTATAGAAATGTGGACTAAAGAAGGGGATGCTGATGGGACATTACAGTGGACTATGGCACTTATCGAGCAGTTCATGGCTGAGAATCCAACTATAACTGTTGAAGTTGTTAAAAAAACAACTGTTGATGAATTAAGAGAGGATTTTCAAACCGCTTCATTAGCAGGTGAAACACCAGACTTATTATGGACAGTTTCTGACCATGCTGGACCATTTTTAACTGCAGATTTAATACAATCCGTTGATGGTCTTGTAGACTTATCAAAATTTGTTGAGACTGTTACAACTGCAGAAGGCTCATGGGCTGTTCCAATGTCTAGTGGTAACCATTTAATGTTAATATATAATAAGGATTTAATTCAAACTCCTCCAACTACAACTGATGAGTTAATTGCTATGGGTACTGAGTTAACTACTGACGATATGTATGGATTAGTATATAACCAAACAGAGCCATTCTGGTTTGTTCCTTGGTTAGGTGGTTTTAATGGTAAAGTATTTGCTGCTGATGGAGTTACTCCAACATTAAATACTAAAGAGATGGTTAACGCTTTACAATTTGTATCTGATCTTAAAAATAAATACGCTATAGTGCCTCAAGAGTGTGACTATAACGCTGCTGATACACTTTTTAAAGAGGGTAAAGCTGCTATGATAATTAACGGTGACTGGTCTTTAGGTGATTATGAAAAATTATTTGGTGATAAATTAGGAGTTACAAGAATTCCTATGGTTTCAGCAACTAAAAAATGGCCTGCTCCATATACTGCTGGTATCTACTTAATGGTACCAAAAGATATTGATGCTGCAAAAGCAAAAGCTGCTGCTAAGTTAATAGAGTTTTTTACTTCAAAAGATGTTCAATACTCACAGGTTAATGATTTTAATAGACTACCTGGTTTAAAAGCTGCATATGATGCACCAAAAATTAAAGAGTCATCAATTTTAAAAGGTTCTTCATATCAGTTAGAAGTTGGAACTCCAATGCCTACAGTTCTTGAAATGAGAGCAGTATGGGATGGTATTAAACCTGAATTAGCTCAAGTTTTAGCTGGTAATATTTCACCTGCTGATGCTGCAGAGTTAATGCAAGAGTCTGCTGTAGCAGGTATCGCTGCACAACAATAA
- the uvrB gene encoding excinuclease ABC subunit UvrB: protein MAKFIVKSPFSPSGDQGPAIKELSEGVLNGEKYLTLKGVTGSGKTFSMAKIIENVQKPTLIVSHNKTLAAQLYREFKEFFPDNAVEYFVSYYDYYQPEAYVPSKDLFIEKDSSINDEVDRLRLSTAASLMERKDVIVIATVSCIYGLGNPKAFFDLRLQISKDQPKNIDVYAKQLITLQYERNNYTPDRGSFRIKGDVLEIYPAYLKDLAYRIEYDWDDIASIKKIHPLTGDVLDEIDSCEIYPAKHFVLEEHEVLSALDLIEEEKKRQVEFFESQNKLVEAQRIETRTNYDIDMMREMGYCSGIENYSRILSGRVIDERPAVLIDYFPKDFLTIIDESHVTVSQIGAMYEGDRSRKNNLVNYGFRLPSALDNRPLKYPEFDRITPQKIFVSATPTPKEIKLSSRVVEQLIRPTGLLDPIINVRPTDGQIEDLYKEINIRIKKNERVLITTLTKKMAEDMTEYLCSLDLKVKYLHSDIKTFERVEILKELREGKFDVLIGINLLREGLDLPEVSLIAIMDADKIGFLRSTTSLIQTIGRAARNSEGYVIMYADKMSDAMKVAIKETKRRREIQEEYNKKHGITPTTVKKAIKDILERELDKRKGAEFENIKVLKDSTNLLDPKQKKRLIKALENEMMEHAKRMEFEEAAVLRDEIVKLRDSK, encoded by the coding sequence ATGGCAAAATTTATTGTGAAATCCCCATTCTCTCCTTCAGGGGATCAAGGCCCTGCAATTAAAGAACTATCAGAGGGGGTATTAAATGGAGAGAAATATTTAACACTAAAGGGAGTAACTGGCTCAGGTAAAACATTCTCAATGGCTAAAATAATTGAAAATGTTCAAAAACCGACCCTTATTGTTTCCCATAATAAAACATTAGCAGCTCAACTATATAGGGAGTTTAAAGAGTTCTTTCCTGATAATGCAGTAGAGTATTTTGTTTCATATTATGACTACTACCAACCAGAGGCTTACGTCCCTTCTAAGGATCTTTTTATAGAGAAGGATTCATCTATAAATGATGAGGTAGATAGATTAAGGCTCTCTACAGCTGCATCGCTAATGGAGAGAAAGGATGTTATTGTAATTGCAACAGTCTCTTGTATATATGGTTTAGGTAACCCTAAAGCTTTTTTTGATCTACGATTACAAATTTCTAAGGATCAACCTAAAAATATCGATGTATATGCAAAACAATTAATAACATTACAGTATGAACGTAATAATTATACCCCTGATAGGGGATCCTTTAGAATAAAAGGGGATGTCTTAGAGATATATCCTGCATACCTTAAAGATTTAGCATATAGAATCGAGTATGACTGGGATGATATCGCTTCTATAAAGAAAATACATCCACTTACTGGGGATGTTTTAGATGAGATTGACTCCTGTGAGATTTACCCTGCAAAACACTTTGTATTAGAAGAGCATGAGGTCTTATCAGCCCTGGATCTAATAGAAGAAGAGAAAAAAAGACAGGTTGAGTTTTTTGAATCCCAAAATAAACTTGTAGAAGCCCAGAGAATAGAGACTAGAACTAATTATGATATAGATATGATGAGGGAAATGGGTTACTGTTCTGGTATTGAAAACTACTCTAGAATTCTATCAGGAAGAGTAATTGATGAGAGACCAGCAGTTTTAATAGACTACTTTCCTAAGGACTTTTTAACAATAATCGATGAGTCCCATGTTACAGTCTCCCAGATAGGGGCTATGTATGAGGGGGATAGGTCGAGGAAAAACAATCTTGTAAATTACGGCTTTAGACTACCTTCAGCCCTGGATAATAGACCTCTTAAATATCCAGAGTTTGATAGAATTACACCACAAAAAATATTTGTTTCTGCAACTCCAACACCTAAAGAGATAAAACTATCCTCAAGGGTCGTAGAGCAACTAATAAGACCTACAGGTCTTTTAGATCCTATAATAAATGTAAGACCAACTGACGGTCAGATCGAGGATCTATATAAAGAGATAAATATCCGTATTAAAAAGAATGAGAGGGTATTAATTACTACTCTTACAAAAAAGATGGCAGAGGATATGACAGAGTATCTCTGTTCCCTAGATTTAAAAGTAAAATACCTACACTCCGATATTAAAACCTTTGAAAGGGTTGAGATTTTAAAAGAGCTAAGAGAGGGTAAATTTGATGTGCTTATAGGTATAAACCTTTTAAGAGAGGGATTAGATTTACCAGAAGTATCATTGATTGCTATTATGGATGCTGATAAAATAGGCTTTTTAAGGTCTACTACATCTCTTATTCAAACAATTGGTCGGGCTGCTAGAAATTCCGAAGGCTACGTTATTATGTATGCTGATAAAATGTCTGATGCTATGAAGGTTGCAATAAAAGAGACTAAGAGAAGAAGAGAGATACAAGAAGAGTACAATAAGAAGCATGGTATAACTCCTACAACTGTAAAAAAAGCGATTAAGGATATCCTTGAAAGAGAGCTAGATAAAAGAAAGGGTGCTGAGTTTGAAAATATAAAAGTATTAAAAGATAGTACAAACCTTCTAGATCCTAAACAGAAAAAGAGACTTATTAAGGCGTTAGAAAATGAGATGATGGAGCATGCAAAAAGAATGGAATTCGAAGAAGCCGCTGTATTAAGAGATGAGATAGTTAAGCTAAGGGATAGTAAGTGA